GCCCCGCTGCCCCGCGGCGCCTCGGTGAACAACCAGGATGGCGAGTTCGTCACGCTGGTCCAGGAAGGCGGGCTGGTGTTCCTGCCCAACGTCCTCGACACCCGCGCACTGTTTATCCAGGCACCGGGGCTTGAGCGATGCGAGCTGCAATTCGAGCTGCCGCAGGACCCCGACACCGACGCGTACTACGAAACCGCCCCTGCCAAGTGCCGCGCTCTTTGAGGATCACCTGATGAAACTGTCCCGTTACTGGTTGGCCACTGGCGCCTTGCTGTCACTCGGCGCATTCACCTCATCGGCCCAGGCCGCAGGCGATGATTGCCAGCTCAACCTGAGCCAGCCCGAACTCGATTTCGGCTTGATGAACCGGGCGATCCGCCCTGGCGCCGCCACCGAACGCAACCTGGGCGAGCGCCGATTGAGCCTGACCATGAGCTGCGCAACCGCCACCGACATGAGCCTGTTCTATCGGGCCATGGCGGCGACCACCCAGCGCTTTCATTTCGCCGACCGTGGCACCTATCAGATACGGATTGGTGACGCGGTGCTGGACGGCCAGTCAGTCGACCTTGGGTTGATTGCCGGTGTGGGTCAGGCGCCGTCGCAGATCGAGTCGCAACTGATCTGGCGACCAGAACATGGCGTGGTCCCCCTGCGCTCCGGCGTGCCGGCCCAGGGCAACACGTTCTCGGCGCAACTGGAGCTCACGGCCTGGGTGCAGGAGCAAGGCCAGGTGCGGGACGCGGTGAGCTGGGAAGCCAGCGGGGTATTCGACGCCGTCGGTGCCGGGCGTCACCGCGAAGCCACCCTGCGTGCACGCTTCGCTCCGGCGGCGTGCGAACCGGCGTTGTCCAATGGCGGCGTGGTCGATTTCGGCAACCTGACGATCAACGACCTGAACGCGAACAAAATCACCCACCTGCCGTCGCGCCCCTTGCTGCTGCGAGTGGGCTGCGACGCACCCACGGCGTTCGCCCTGATCATGCACGACAACCGTGCCGGCTCGGCAACGGTCGACGGTGAAAGCCATTACGGCCTGGGTACCGACGGGCGCAACAACGGCATCGGCTTTTATTCGGTCAACATCGACCCTGCCCACACCCGCGCGGACAGCTTCGCACGCCTCTACCGAACCGACTCCAGCACCGGTGGCGCGGGCTGGAGCAGCGCCAGCGCCAACCCGATCGCCCTGGCCAAAAACACCTACCTGAGTTTCACCGACAGCGGCGGCCGCCACACAGGGCCGGCAATGATCCAGAACCTCAGCACCCGCGTGACCGTCGACGCCGTGATCGCCCCCACCAACGACCTGGACCTGAGCAACGCCATCGACCTGGATGGCGCGGGGACGATCGAGATCATTTACCTGTAGCACCTGAAACGAGCCTGCCAAGTCCTGGCCTCATCGCCCTGGCCGGCAGGACAACCAACCTGAAAGTGAGCACTGAAAATGAAAAAGTACCTTGCAGCCCTTTCCACCCTCGCGCTCATCGGCATGACACCTCATGCCGTGGCAGCATCGAGCACCGACCTGACGGTGACCGGCAGTATCACGCCGAGCGCGTGTACCCCGAGCCTGACCGAAAACGGCAACATCGACTACGGCAAGATTTCCGCCAGGGACCTGAATCCGACCACCAGCACCAACCTTGAGCCACGCACGATTTTCCTCAACGTCAACTGTGAGGCGGCCACCCGCTTCGCGCTGCAGGGCCACGACAACCGACTGGGCTCAAGCAACCAGGCAACCTCGTTCGGCCTCGGCAAGATCAACGGAGACCAGAACCTGGGGCGGTTCGTGTTGGCCATGGCCAGCGCGGTCGCAGACGGCGTCGGGGTCCAGGCGATCAAATCCGCGGATGGCCAGACCGGCTGGGTTGGCCATCTGTTCTGGAACCCGGGTTACTACGTCTCCGTCGCAGACAGGGCTGACCTCACTACACCGATCCCGGTGAAAGACATGGAAATGGAACTGCTGATCAGCGCGTCCATCTCCCCGGCGAACGACCTGGACCTGACCCATGAAGTCAACCTCGACGGTTCGGCGACGCTGGAAATGAAATACCTCTGACGCCAACTGACGCAACCCAGGGCGCCAGGCCCTGGGCTGCACACCCGGATAACGAAAAGGAAGATTCGGACATGACACAGCACCTCGCCGCCCTCTGGGCCACGTTAGTACTGATCAACATCCCCGGCGCACTCGCCGCCTCGACCGTCGACCTGACCGTCAGAGGCCAGATCACCCCGATTGCCTGCACCCCGGGGCTGTCCAACAACGGTTTGGTCGATTACGG
This DNA window, taken from Pseudomonas sp. MYb118, encodes the following:
- a CDS encoding DUF1120 domain-containing protein, which gives rise to MKLSRYWLATGALLSLGAFTSSAQAAGDDCQLNLSQPELDFGLMNRAIRPGAATERNLGERRLSLTMSCATATDMSLFYRAMAATTQRFHFADRGTYQIRIGDAVLDGQSVDLGLIAGVGQAPSQIESQLIWRPEHGVVPLRSGVPAQGNTFSAQLELTAWVQEQGQVRDAVSWEASGVFDAVGAGRHREATLRARFAPAACEPALSNGGVVDFGNLTINDLNANKITHLPSRPLLLRVGCDAPTAFALIMHDNRAGSATVDGESHYGLGTDGRNNGIGFYSVNIDPAHTRADSFARLYRTDSSTGGAGWSSASANPIALAKNTYLSFTDSGGRHTGPAMIQNLSTRVTVDAVIAPTNDLDLSNAIDLDGAGTIEIIYL
- a CDS encoding DUF1120 domain-containing protein; translated protein: MKKYLAALSTLALIGMTPHAVAASSTDLTVTGSITPSACTPSLTENGNIDYGKISARDLNPTTSTNLEPRTIFLNVNCEAATRFALQGHDNRLGSSNQATSFGLGKINGDQNLGRFVLAMASAVADGVGVQAIKSADGQTGWVGHLFWNPGYYVSVADRADLTTPIPVKDMEMELLISASISPANDLDLTHEVNLDGSATLEMKYL